The window TCCGGCCCCCGGCGCCGGGCGGCCGCAAACAAACCCGCGGCTCCGGGAGGGGCCGCCACAGTCACCGCCCCCAGGCCACACCCCAGGCCACACCCCGGGCCCTGCCCCCGaagccccgccccgcccgttGCCAAGGCAACAGCCAATCGCGAGCCCAACGCCGGGCGCCCCCGAGGCGACCAATggcagagcggggcagagggagCCGCGAGGGCTGCTGGGAGTTGTAGTTCCGGCTGGCGGAGAGGGAGCCGCGGGCGGGGGCACAGCGCTGCGAGGTGCGGGGGTGTGCCATagccccccaccacccccccaccccccgggaCACGGGCACGGGACGTGTGCGGGACAGGGTATGTGTGACCAGGTGTGCCTGCATGCTGCCTGGCCGGGAGCATCGGCAACGCATGGCAGCCACCCGGGGCTACTGcaggctgagccctgctctGCGAGCTGTGCCGAGCCATGCcaagccctgccctgccatATCGCACCGTATCATTCCATGCCAAGCCACgccgtgccatgccatgccacgcCATGCCGTGCCAAGGTCATGCCAgggctcctcacctgcccttccccaccccagccatCACCCCTAATCCCATCCTAAATGCAGCCCTGGCATGGCAATGGCCACCAGTGTAGTGTCCCCATCCCGCCAGGCTgagccagagctgggctgcCCACCAGGCTGGGGGCTCCAGAAGGTATCCTGGGACAGGGGCTGACCAGGGAGGGGACACCTCCCGCATCCAGTCACCATGATGGAACCCAGCATCAAGGGCTGAGCATGGCAATGCTGAACTACATGTGTTGTGCTGGGCCCTGCTCTGTGGCACCGCCAACTCGTGGGAGCAGCGCTGAGCAGTGGCTCGGTGATGCTGGGGCAGACCTGACCGTCCTGgcccccccttccctggggcaggggggtctGTGGTCCCCCCCGTTGGCCCagcctggcccggcccggcccggccccctgaGCCTGGGGGACTATTAAGGACAGAGCTAAAGTAAGAGGAGTTAAAGCAAATAATTCTGTGGttaagctgcttttctgcatctcATGGGCCCATGTGAGTCCTGCGGCTCCTGCAGGCTTAGGTGCTGCAGCTGGACGGCGCTGCCCCATCCCTGTTGTGCCCATCCCCATCATCTCCAACCCCGCCATCCCTGTCCCccagtgcagggctggggccccCCCAGCCACCTGTGCCCCAGGCAAGGGGTGGAGGCAGAGGCAAGCACCCCTGGCAGGCCCACATCCTGGTGTGGTGTCACAGCCCACCAGAGCCACAGCATCGCTCATGGGACATGGGTGCTTCCTGAATCCCCACTGGGGAAGGGCCATGGGGCGCTGGGCAGAGCTAGGGGCTGCTTTCTACCCCCTGATATTTGGGGTGCCCCACACCCTGCAGTGAAGACCCCCTTGCAgtcccctcctcctgctgtcCCGCACTGGTCCCATCCCAAACCCTGCAGGAGGAGACGGGTCCAGGACCAGGGTACAGCTGGGTACTACAGCTGCCCCAAGACAGTCAGTTGCCCCCAGCCATGGCTGTGAGCAGGGTACAGTCATCTGTCAGTGGTGCCTGGTGCCACCATTCTGGTGCTTCGTTCCTGAGAGAAGATGACAACATTTTGGGGTGTTGGAGCAAGGTTTGAGGGCCAcggagctgcctggcagagccaATGGCTCTGCCAACCCAGGGCGCAGACACAGCGCTCATGCCCAGTGAGCACCAGGCACTCCCAGGCATGTGCCACATACCCGGGAACAGGGACGGTGATGCTTCTTGCACTTAGGATTTAAATGCCACCAAGGTTAGGAGCAGCTGAGAAGAGATTTTCAGGATTGGACTTTTGGACAGAGATGCCTAAATTCCATCTAAGCTTCACTTTAAGCATCAACGTCCCGGGCCAGCCCCCATGTGCTGACGTGGCTGCCACCTTTCACGTGGCGTCACCGCTTTGGCGGGCAACCAGCTCCACGGCCTGCCTGCCAGTGCCTGAAGCAGAGCCACTTGTGCTCCCCAAGGGCCGAGGCCAGGCAGAGACCCGAGAGCCAGGACCCCCTGCACCGCGGGGTGTGGCTGGTGACCAAGCCGGGTGGCACAGTGGGACGGCAGGgagcccagcagagctgtgagcaTGTGTGCTGCCCACCAGTTCCCCACACACAGCCCTGGAGAGAAGCCACAGCAGAGTCCTTTAATGCAGAAAAGGACAGATGGCAGCACCTTGGGGCTGGGAAAGGCCCTCCTCCTTTTTGGAGTGACCGTCTCCATTGAACCCGTCCGGCACACGCTGCCCTGGGGAGATGGTCACGCTCACGCCTCCTCACTGTCCTCTCCAGAGCTGTGGTGCGGCAGATCCCACGGGTGAGCTGGGCTTTGGGACCTGCAGCTCCCCTACTGCTCGCTGCAGCCGGCACACCACCTGCTGTGGCCCCGGCATGGCATGGGGAGCCCCTCCGGGGGGGGAGTGACATAGAGACAGGACtccctgctgtggggctgcacCTACCAAATGCGCTGGCAGAACTGAATCACGGCTTGCTCCTGCTCCCGCGTCTCGATGGAGCCAGGCCGCAGCCGCCGGATCTCCCGGATGGCATCGCCGCCACTCATCTTCTGCGCCTTCGCCAGGTAGCAGGCCAGCATGGTGCCCGTCCGGCCGTGTCCCAGCAGGCAGTGCACCGCCACAGCCTGGCCAGCAGCGGCACACCGGCAGCTGGCACGGGCACGGAGGGATGCGGGTGTCCCTGCTGTGGCCTCCCCCCgtgctccccagcatcaccCCTTGGTGTTGCTACCCTTGGTGTTGCCCCCTCAGTGTAACCTCTCCCTGGGTGTCATCCCCCTGCAGTGTCGCCCCCCTCTGCGCTGCCTTCCCAGTGTGATGTGCGCCCCGTCATACCTCCCTGCGGGCATTGgcctcctccaccagctgcagGAAGCTCTGGATCTGCTCGGGTGTTGGGGGGCTGAAGTCGGGCACACGGAGCCGGTGGAGCTGGACCGCGGGGCAGCAGCCGTGGTGCGGGGGTGCCCGCTCTGACAGCGACACCAGGTGCCGCACGCCCTGGCGCAGCAGGAACCGGTAGTGCCCCGGCTCCCGCGGCATGGCCAGGCCCGCCAGCTGCCCCTCCACCACCCACGAGAAGTTGGGGGGCTCCGATGCCCCCATCGCCTGCAGGGACCAGCACCGTGGGCCTGTGCTGCCGTGTTCCCTGGAGACGGCTGCTCTGGGGACCGTGGCCGGGACAGACCCCTgggaggctgctgccagcacccctGGGACCCCACCCACACTTCAGCCCCCCACAGGAGACCACGAGCAGACACCCCCAGGAACGCCGGGCCAGGCCCTTGGCACCCCCAGttcagccccccccccccccccccggaacTCCCTGACCGGGCCCCCAGGACCACCCCCGCGGAGGACGTGGCCAggccccaggacccccaggacaggcccccctccccgctccccggcAGCCCGTTCCCGAGATCCCCGGGCCCGTCCCCCCGACCAGGCCCGTCCTCCAGACCAGGCCCGTCACCCCCGGCAGCCCCGCACCGGCCGGAGCCGCCCGTAGGCCggagggcccggccccggccccgggcccggcccccccgcgctcggccccggcccggccgatCCCCGCAGGCCGCCGCAGCGGGCCCAGGCCCCTCCCGACCCGCCTTAccggggagggcgggcggcggcgccggaGCGTGGCCCGGggagaggctgcagagagcGGCGGCGCGGGCTGGGAAGGAGCGTCCGTCAGCGGCGGGGACGCGCCGGCCGCCGGAACACGGGGCTGCGCCCCCGGGAGAGCCGGGACTGCACCCCCCcgggggagctggggctgaaccccccgggggctccgggACTGCATCCCCGGGGGAGCCGGGGCTGCACCCCCTGGGGGCTCCGCGACTGCACCCCCCGGGGGAGCCGGGACAGCATCCCCTGGGGCTCGGGACTGCACCCCCCGGGGGAACCGGGACTGCACCCTCCGGGGACTCCGGGACTGCACGCCCACGGGGGAGCCGGGACTGCACCCCCCGGGGGAACCGGGACTGCACCCCCAGGGGGAACCGGGACTGCACCCCCCGGGGGAGCCGGGACTGCACCCCCTGGGGGAACCGGAACTGAACCCCCGGGGCCCAGGACTGCATCCCCGGGGGAACCGGGACACGGGTCTGcacccgcccggccccggctcTGCTCTGCGGCTGGGGGGTGGCGGCTGCCCAGTGCGGGGCAAGGGAGTGCCCTCTCTCTGTCCCCCTATTTCTCACTGGCCCCGGTGTCCCCGGGATGGGAGCAGGGCCCCTGGGCTGGCGACAGCCCCTTCCCCTGGTTTGtcccccttcctctcctgctgaGCCTCGCCCTAACAGTTTTTCTGAGCCTGAATTAATTACCTGAGCCACGCTGAGTTTTGGTGGGCTTCAGTTCGACCCGCAAAGAccattgctgcttttcaaaCCTACTTCATTTATGTGAGGCCAAGTGGCATTGGGGGGGATTACGCAGCAGGGAAAATGGGGGAGACACAGCCCCCATGGCAATTATGGCTTGCCCAGCGCTTGCCAGCCACCCCAAGTGAGAACGCAGGAGTGTACCAGCCCTGTGCTGTACACCAGGCATCAGGGCTTCAGGTACCCCTCACCCATGATCTTGTAGGGGAAGTTTCTCCAGCCAAAGATGGGGTCTTTGGTGGGGCTGTTTTGTGGGGCTGCCCTCACCCCGGAGGTGGAGATCCCTGTGTCCCACATGTACAAGGATGAGATTTCCCCCAtgccatggtttaaccccagccagcaacgAAGCCCCATACAGCCACTCGGTCAcaccccccaccgcccccagtgggatgggggagagaacggggagagaatgagaagaggaaaagtgaggaagctcatgagttgagataaagactgtttaataggtaaagcaaaagacgcacaagcaagcaaagcaaaacaaggagttcattgactccttcccacgggcaggcaggtgcttagccatccccaggacagcagggctccatctcgtgtaatggtgacttgggaagacaaacgccatcactctgaacgtccccctcccccttcctcctttccccagctttatacactgagcacgacgccgtgtggtgtgggacaaccctggggtcagttggggtcactgtcccggctgtgtcccctcccagcttcttgtgcccctgacacagcatggggagctggaaaagtccttgactagtgtaagcagtacttagcaacagctaaaacatctctgcattatcaacactgttgtcagcacaaacccaaaacacagccccatgctagctgCTACGAAGAAAATGAATTCTgtgccagccaaaaccaggacaccccACAAAGGACTGCCGGGTGTCACAGCTGCCCCCAAAGGcgtcctgctcctgccccagcaggatGGTCGCCTCCGCCCCCACTGTGtagcccctctgcagccccttgCGGGGCCAGGGCTTCCCGTTGAACCAAAAGCAGATGATGCTGGTGGTGGACTCCCAGCTGGCACAGATGTGATCGCTCACCGCGATGCTCTGGTGCATGCGGAAGGTGATGAACTTGCCTGGCTTGGGCTTGAAGAGGAGGGTCTCATTGTCCTGCACCTTGGGGGTGTAAGAGAAGAGGCTGTGGGGCCAAGTCAGGTCggtgaggagggagaggaggcagagccaCACCTGCCCCATGGCACTGCCGAGCCCGGCCACTGGCACCTCCATGGTGAGAGCGAGCTGCAAAGCCACCATGCTGCGGATCTGGGGCTGCTCAGTGTTTGTGCCAGAGTGAGCAATGGTGATGTTTGCCCGTGAACTTCATCCCCAAGTGCCTGGAGACAGTGACCCACAGGGCTGTTTGGCAGTCTTGTGAGGGACCTGGGGCCAGTTTGCCTGCAGACCcagtgggtgtgtgtggggacaGGCGTCAGGGATGGGTCCCATGTCCCTGAGGGCTTGTACTGGGCCCCTGCCTGCTCATCCTTAATCACTTCTGCTGTTTCGTGTGTGGTTGGGCAGCACTGGAGCCAGTGGATCTGCGTCCTGCCCATGTGGGAGCTGGCTGTGAGGCGGCTGTGGGGGGTGTGGGGAACAGAAAGGGTGCCCCAGGCATTGGTGACAGGTcggaggtgggtgctggtgctTGGGGGGACCCTGCCAGGCTGAGTGGTGACCCCAGCCCTCCCCGGTTCTGTCCGAGCCCCATCCTGACAGAAGCTCCCTGGCTGGGGCACGCAGAAGGTACCTTCTTCTTGGCAGGTTGTAGAGGCGACCGGgtgatggggacagggagggggatgggggggctgaggctgccccagccctggccccaggcgggtCTCATGGCCCCAGTGCCTCCCGGAGCCGGGGTTTCACCACCACATCGCCTTTCACCTCGTAGCTCAGGCTCTTCCAGGCCAGGATGGCAGGTGGCAGGCGCAGGGACTGGTAGGCAGCGCGCATCTTGTCCGGGGACAGCCCCGCGTCCCATAGGTAGATGTCGGCCAGCTCGCCTGAGAAGGAGTTGTAGACGTCGAAGCCGCCCCCAAAGGcgtcctgctcctgccccagcaggatGGCCGCCTCCGCCCCCACTGTGtagcccctctgcagccccttgCGGGGCCAGGGCTTCCCGTTGAACCAAAACTCGGCAATGCCAGTGGCGGACTCCCAGCTAGCACAGACGTGCTCCCAGTCCCTGTGGCCCTCGGGGATGCGGAAGGTGACAAACTTGCCCCCCACATAGAACCGGTACTCGCTGGACTTGGGCTTGAAGAGGAGGATCTCGTTGTCCTGTGCCTTGGTGGCATAGGAGAAGAGGCTGTGGGGCCGGGTCAGGTCGGTGTAGGACCGCAGGCAGACGGTGAAGTTCTGCAGTGGCTGCTCGAGCTTGGCCCTCAGCACCACATAGGCATCACTGGGGTCCTTCCGGAAGATGAACACCTTTCGGTACAGGCCTGGGAGATGAGAGAGGGGATGTGGCGGGAGGTTGGGGTGTCCTGCAGCACCCTCTGACTGCCTCTGAGCCTTCCTCTGTCCCCCCCAGGTGACTCCAGGTCCCTGATGTCCCCTCTGCTGACCCCAGCCTTGCTCCAGCACctttctgccctgctgcctcGGTTCTGGCATGAAGCAGAGGGTTCTGAGAACTGCTGCCACATCCCCCCTGGACCTGTCCCACCCCGTGCCGGCTCCCGTCCCCCAGCATTGCCCCTACCTTCCTGGGCCATGATCCCTGAGAGCCCGGCCAGGGCGGTgagccagagctgcagctggccCATGGTTCTGGGCACTGCGGCtggtgctgggagaggagccacCTCAGTGCAGGGCTGCCGCCCGCCGGGTTTATGGGCtggagggtgggaggggagcTGCGCCCCCCCAATCCCATCCCTAGCAGCCCGGCACGCCCAGGAGGAGCAATTTCATGCTGTCATGCGGCCGTGCCACAAGACCCTTGGTCACCCGCCTGCGTGGGGCTCCCCTTGGAGCTGTGCCCCAGGCGCGTGCTCACCCAGGTGGTGGGGGCACCCCGGCTGTGTGGCTTCACCTCCGGTCCTCTTGTCTCACCCTCCAACCCCGGGCAAACCCCCTGTGGGAGCAACCCAGTTTGATCCCAGTTCATCCAAGAGGCATTAGGGAAGCTGCCCCTGGCCCCCTCGGCCCGATCTGCACCTCTGAGGCACGTCCCTGGGCTCTGCTCGTTCCAGCCTGGCCAAAGGGACAGAGCCTAGAGCTGGAGCCGTGGGCACCAGGTGGCAGAAGAAACTGCAGCAAAGCCGAGTGGCCAAAGGTCCTGTGTCCTCCGAGGGTGTCTGTGGTCTGGGCACCCTCTGAGGGCATCCATGCATCCTGCGAGCAGACGGGGCTGGCTCACAGCACGCTGTGCCCCCTGCCTGGGTGCAGCCTGGTTGGGAAGGGGGGGATTTCAGCTGCTCTGGGCTCCGTAATGatggtgctgggctggctgctgggcagggggtCCAGGATGGGAATGTAGGGCTGTTGCATGGGTACGTTGGAGGGGACGGTTGGCAGGGCAACAGCAGGATGCTCTCGGCTATGGATGGCCCCCCCCCTTTATGGGGAGGATGTGGGCTTGTTCCTTACCAAGTCAGTCCCTCAATTTACCAGGGTAAATTTACCTGGCTTTACTCAGCCAGGGCAGCTCCTTGTGTACCACCGTGCCAGGCCCTGGATCCTGTGGGGGGGCAGGTCCCAGCCGCAGGCTCGCGCCCCTCCATTGTTCCCCCTCCAGCTCTCCGTCCACACCCATTTTGCATCCCATGTGCCTTGTGACCGCACGTGGCCGTCCCTCATGGACCATGGCTCAGATGTCTCCAGTGCTGGATATAAATCATCCCACTTCCCACTGACAGACTGCAGAGCTTCATTATGAACTTTTCCTGCTAATTTGGAGGCACAAGGAGCACACGCCTCCTGCTTCCCACCCCTCGGCCCACAGGAAACTGTCTGGAGGTGGTGGATGTCATCCCCAGGCCCCCCTgcgcctcccagtccctgccatTAACGGGGCAGCTCTGACAGACATATATATTGTGTATAATTCCCACTGGCTGGTCTTGGACATGACGCTTAGCTCAGCTCGCCAGGAGGGAGTGGAAAATCCCCTGTTGCTTCACATCACTGCTGCCCTTTCTGCCTGCTGAAATCTCCCCGTGGAGCTGGGAGGGCTTGGGCTGAGCCTCAGGGGTCCCCATGGGGGtgcaggagcctggggctgaCACCCCCCCTGGGGGCTTGGGGAGATGCTTGAGGGGCTCCAGGGCTATCTCTATT of the Phalacrocorax aristotelis chromosome 25, bGulAri2.1, whole genome shotgun sequence genome contains:
- the DUSP23 gene encoding dual specificity protein phosphatase 23 isoform X3, with protein sequence MQSRSPRGVQPQLPRGGAVPALPGAQPRVPAAGASPPLTDAPSQPAPPLSAASPRATLRRRRPPSPIQSFLQLVEEANARREAVAVHCLLGHGRTGTMLACYLAKAQKMSGGDAIREIRRLRPGSIETREQEQAVIQFCQRICSGEDSEEA
- the DUSP23 gene encoding dual specificity protein phosphatase 23 isoform X2, whose translation is MQSRSPRGVQPQLPRGGAVPALPGAQPRVPAAGASPPLTDAPSQPAPPLSAASPRATLRRRRPPSPGVRHLVSLSERAPPHHGCCPAVQLHRLRVPDFSPPTPEQIQSFLQLVEEANARREAVAVHCLLGHGRTGTMLACYLAKAQKMSGGDAIREIRRLRPGSIETREQEQAVIQFCQRICSGEDSEEA
- the DUSP23 gene encoding dual specificity protein phosphatase 23 isoform X1, which encodes MGASEPPNFSWVVEGQLAGLAMPREPGHYRFLLRQGVRHLVSLSERAPPHHGCCPAVQLHRLRVPDFSPPTPEQIQSFLQLVEEANARREAVAVHCLLGHGRTGTMLACYLAKAQKMSGGDAIREIRRLRPGSIETREQEQAVIQFCQRICSGEDSEEA
- the DUSP23 gene encoding dual specificity protein phosphatase 23 isoform X4, yielding MGASEPPNFSWVVEGQLAGLAMPREPGHYRFLLRQGVRHLVSLSERAPPHHGCCPAVQLHRLRVPDFSPPTPEQIQSFLQLVEEANARRELPVCRCWPGCGGALPAGTRPDGHHAGLLPGEGAEDEWRRCHPGDPAAAAWLHRDAGAGASRDSVLPAHLLWRGQ
- the LOC142048268 gene encoding serum amyloid P-component-like, with translation MVALQLALTMEVPVAGLGSAMGQVWLCLLSLLTDLTWPHSLFSYTPKVQDNETLLFKPKPGKFITFRMHQSIAVSDHICASWESTTSIICFWFNGKPWPRKGLQRGYTVGAEATILLGQEQDAFGGSCDTRQSFMGEISSLYMWDTGISTSGVRAAPQNSPTKDPIFGWRNFPYKIMGEGYLKP
- the LOC142048265 gene encoding serum amyloid P-component-like isoform X6; translated protein: MGQLQLWLTALAGLSGIMAQEGLYRKVFIFRKDPSDAYVVLRAKLEQPLQNFTVCLRSYTDLTRPHSLFSYATKAQDNEILLFKPKSSEYRFYVGGKFVTFRIPEGHRDWEHVCASWESATGIAEFWFNGKPWPRKGLQRGYTVGAEAAILLGQEQDAFGGGFDVYNSFSGELADIYLWDAGLSPDKMRAAYQSLRLPPAILAWKSLSYEVKGDVVVKPRLREALGP